The following coding sequences are from one Arthrobacter sp. PvP023 window:
- a CDS encoding DinB family protein, with the protein MDDKATLHRYLRTRRADLLAKLDGLDEYDARRPLTPTGTNLLGLVKHVASVELGYFGEVFARPSQRNLPWDAEDAEPDADMWAGPEETREQIIELHRFSAEHSDATIDALPLDAPGEVPWWPEERRHVTLHQILVHMCVETAQHVGHADILRELIDGSAGQRPGDPNLTTRTPAEWAAHRSRIDAAARTAADHVRERLGKTGRM; encoded by the coding sequence ATGGATGACAAGGCAACTCTGCACCGCTACCTGCGCACGCGGCGCGCGGACCTCCTGGCCAAACTCGACGGGCTGGATGAGTACGACGCCCGGAGACCCCTGACGCCGACCGGCACCAACCTGCTGGGCCTGGTGAAGCATGTGGCCAGCGTGGAGCTCGGATACTTCGGCGAGGTCTTCGCGCGCCCGAGTCAGCGGAACTTGCCCTGGGACGCTGAGGACGCGGAACCCGACGCCGACATGTGGGCTGGTCCGGAGGAAACCCGGGAGCAGATCATTGAACTCCATCGGTTCTCCGCCGAGCACAGTGACGCCACAATTGACGCACTGCCGCTGGACGCGCCCGGCGAGGTGCCCTGGTGGCCGGAAGAACGCAGGCACGTGACCCTCCACCAGATCCTCGTACACATGTGTGTGGAAACCGCCCAGCACGTGGGCCACGCGGACATCCTCCGCGAGCTCATCGACGGTTCAGCCGGCCAGCGGCCGGGCGACCCGAACCTGACGACGCGCACCCCCGCTGAGTGGGCTGCGCACCGCTCGCGGATCGACGCGGCTGCCCGCACGGCAGCGGATCATGTGAGAGAGCGTTTGGGTAAAACCGGCAGGATGTGA
- a CDS encoding aminodeoxychorismate lyase → MTAAAPATVLVFLDPRFDEGRIADASQPQLMATDQGATRGDGVFESMLAVGGNPRKLDAHLRRLQGSARALELDIPGEDTWRRAIATAVAEYRSQHPAGTPEEDETVVKLICTRGAEGGARPTCWVQASPVPAAGRRQRETGIDVILLDRGYDSEVGERAPWLLLGAKTLSYAVNMAALRYAHNQGADDVIFTSSDGRVLEGPTSTVLLAHLDTVDDGDGGTRTVRRLITPQLDSGILPGTSQGALFAAAKAAGWELGYGPLEPRDLFDADAVWLISSIRLLAPVNHIDGKEIGTPALRKQLTDELNELFATIE, encoded by the coding sequence ATGACTGCTGCTGCCCCGGCCACCGTGCTCGTATTCCTTGACCCCCGGTTCGACGAGGGCCGGATCGCCGATGCGTCGCAGCCCCAGCTGATGGCCACGGACCAGGGTGCCACCCGCGGCGACGGTGTTTTTGAGTCCATGCTGGCCGTGGGGGGAAACCCGCGGAAGCTGGACGCCCATCTGCGGCGGCTGCAGGGTTCGGCCCGCGCGCTGGAACTGGACATCCCGGGCGAGGACACCTGGCGCCGGGCCATCGCGACGGCGGTGGCCGAATACCGGTCCCAGCATCCCGCCGGCACACCGGAGGAAGACGAGACGGTGGTGAAGCTGATCTGCACCCGCGGCGCCGAGGGCGGAGCACGCCCCACCTGCTGGGTCCAGGCTTCGCCGGTCCCCGCCGCCGGCCGGCGCCAGCGCGAGACCGGGATCGACGTCATCCTCCTGGACCGCGGCTACGACAGTGAAGTGGGTGAACGGGCGCCGTGGCTGCTGCTGGGCGCCAAGACGCTCTCCTACGCGGTGAACATGGCGGCACTGCGGTACGCCCACAACCAGGGGGCGGACGATGTCATCTTCACCTCGTCCGACGGCCGCGTCCTCGAAGGCCCCACGTCCACCGTCCTGCTGGCGCACCTTGACACAGTCGACGACGGCGACGGCGGCACCCGCACGGTGCGCCGCCTCATCACCCCGCAGCTGGACAGCGGCATCCTCCCGGGAACGTCCCAGGGCGCGCTCTTTGCTGCCGCCAAGGCTGCAGGCTGGGAACTCGGCTACGGCCCGCTGGAGCCGAGGGACCTCTTCGACGCCGACGCCGTGTGGCTGATTTCCAGCATCCGGCTGCTGGCACCCGTGAACCACATCGACGGCAAGGAAATCGGCACGCCCGCGCTCCGGAAACAGCTGACCGACGAGCTCAACGAGCTGTTCGCCACCATCGAATAG
- the cls gene encoding cardiolipin synthase, giving the protein MLWPFPLVGTAPYWLVLALSIVDLVIRVLALGIIPGNRRPTTAMAWLLGIFFVPALGLILFLLFGNFKLSRKRRAQQDAVNKRVRAGTSQLAAVESEYDGPEWVASAAELNKTLGSLPMVDGNSVELLPGYPDSIKAMAAAVRGAKNFVNAEFYIMSTDHITDDLFAALEEAAERGVQVRVLFDHLGTLRIKGYRKLIKRLKASKIQWRPMLPLRPVHGQWRRPDLRNHRKIMVIDGEIAFTGSQNLIEPSYNNPRHRKVGREWVELMACLRGPIVTTLNVVFATDWLSETDESLEDQLAHQPETAAGAVTAQAVPSGPGFITENNLRLFNTLIYSAQHKISICSPYFVPDDSLLYAVTTAAQRGVDVELFVSEKGDQFLVHHAQQSYYEALLEAGVRIYLYKAPFVLHAKHFTIDNEVAVLGSSNMDMRSFSLNLEVSVMLLGADIVAKMRAVEDTYRDISRELTLEDWMERPMAVKYVDNVARLTATLQ; this is encoded by the coding sequence GTGTTGTGGCCGTTTCCGCTGGTGGGCACCGCGCCTTACTGGCTCGTGCTGGCGCTGAGCATTGTTGACCTGGTCATCCGGGTCCTGGCGTTGGGAATCATTCCGGGGAACCGCCGTCCCACCACGGCCATGGCCTGGCTGCTGGGAATCTTCTTTGTGCCCGCCCTCGGCCTGATCCTGTTCCTGCTCTTTGGAAACTTCAAACTCTCCCGGAAGCGCCGGGCACAGCAGGATGCCGTGAACAAGCGGGTCCGCGCCGGCACCTCCCAGCTGGCCGCCGTCGAAAGCGAATACGACGGCCCGGAATGGGTGGCGTCGGCGGCGGAACTGAACAAGACCCTTGGTTCGCTGCCCATGGTGGACGGCAACAGCGTGGAGCTGCTGCCCGGTTACCCCGACTCGATCAAAGCCATGGCCGCCGCCGTGCGCGGGGCAAAGAACTTCGTCAACGCCGAGTTCTACATCATGAGCACGGACCACATCACCGACGATCTGTTCGCTGCCTTGGAAGAGGCCGCGGAACGCGGCGTCCAGGTCCGGGTGCTGTTCGACCACCTCGGCACCCTGCGGATCAAGGGCTACCGGAAGCTGATCAAGCGCCTGAAAGCGAGCAAGATCCAGTGGCGGCCCATGCTGCCGCTGCGTCCGGTACACGGCCAGTGGCGCCGGCCCGACCTGCGCAACCACCGCAAGATCATGGTGATCGACGGCGAAATCGCCTTCACGGGTTCGCAGAACCTGATCGAGCCCTCCTACAACAATCCCCGGCACCGCAAGGTGGGGCGCGAGTGGGTGGAGCTGATGGCCTGCCTGCGCGGGCCGATCGTCACCACGCTCAACGTGGTCTTCGCCACCGACTGGCTCAGTGAGACGGACGAGTCCCTGGAGGACCAGCTGGCCCACCAGCCCGAGACAGCAGCGGGCGCCGTGACCGCCCAGGCCGTGCCCAGCGGTCCCGGCTTCATCACCGAGAACAACCTGCGCCTCTTCAACACCCTCATCTACTCCGCGCAGCACAAAATCTCCATCTGCAGCCCGTACTTCGTCCCCGATGATTCGCTGCTCTACGCGGTGACGACGGCGGCGCAGCGCGGGGTCGACGTCGAACTTTTCGTCTCGGAAAAGGGAGACCAGTTCCTGGTCCACCACGCGCAGCAGTCCTACTACGAGGCGCTGCTGGAAGCGGGCGTGCGGATCTACCTCTACAAGGCGCCGTTCGTGCTGCATGCGAAGCATTTCACCATCGACAACGAAGTGGCCGTTCTGGGGTCCAGCAACATGGACATGAGGTCCTTCTCGCTCAACCTGGAGGTTTCGGTGATGCTCCTTGGCGCCGACATCGTAGCCAAGATGCGCGCCGTGGAGGACACCTACCGGGACATTTCCCGCGAACTGACGCTTGAGGACTGGATGGAGCGGCCCATGGCGGTCAAGTACGTGGACAACGTCGCACGGCTCACGGCCACGCTGCAGTAG
- the pabB gene encoding aminodeoxychorismate synthase component I: MTPAPVIIAVDGRSGAGKTTLAIELAARLREHHKVSLFHLEDVYPGWNGLAAGIERYVTTVLAPLSRGEAAEWVSWDWENHYDGNSHTTLPAEIVIVEGVGAAAASARPLLDAVVWAESSDIDRRSRALARDGSTYEPFWDQWAAQEDEWLATDPVQDHADIRVLNLADGTAPDDVLRALQYLPALAAVLLPELSARRGLQLHAERLDYVPDAARLFDALYGRSPNAVWLDSSLRTDGPPAERSRFSIMADDGGSFGQDVRHRSGVTRLTTGTATVSTAGPFFRWLDAVWGRRALRAPEGYPCEFTLGWLGYLGYELKRETGGSDVPSDIPDAAMIFAGRAVVLDHQEGSVWLLALETPDASQWMDLARSAVAAAAAGATAGAPSEPGASAAVVPGTKPAPAFTGRDTEQAYKLKIAEAQREISEGNTYEVCLTTAVSAAVPAGPDGLDPWRTYLALRRRNPAPFASYLRFGGLTVASTSPERFLRIAADGGMRAEPIKGTRPRAAEPVRDRELREDLESSPKDRAENIMIVDLLRNDLSHFAVAGSVTVSRLCAIESYATVHQMVSTIDARLKPGLPRAEAVAACFPAGSMTGAPKISTMAILDRLEGAPRGVYSGAIGYFSLSGAMDTAVAIRTLVIRANGAGGSDLSLGVGGAITADSSPQEEYDEIRTKAYGVLSALGADFPES; encoded by the coding sequence ATGACCCCAGCACCCGTGATCATTGCCGTCGACGGCCGGTCCGGCGCAGGAAAAACCACCCTCGCAATCGAGCTTGCCGCGCGGCTGCGGGAGCATCACAAGGTGTCGCTGTTCCACCTCGAGGACGTCTATCCCGGCTGGAACGGCCTGGCGGCTGGCATCGAACGTTATGTCACTACCGTGCTGGCCCCGCTCAGCCGCGGCGAAGCTGCCGAATGGGTCAGCTGGGACTGGGAGAACCACTACGACGGCAACTCGCACACAACACTCCCGGCAGAGATCGTCATCGTGGAAGGTGTGGGCGCCGCGGCGGCATCCGCCCGCCCGCTGCTGGACGCCGTCGTCTGGGCAGAGTCCTCCGACATCGACCGCCGCAGCCGCGCCCTGGCACGTGACGGCAGCACCTACGAACCGTTTTGGGACCAGTGGGCAGCGCAGGAGGATGAGTGGCTGGCAACGGACCCGGTGCAGGACCATGCCGACATCCGGGTGCTCAACCTGGCTGACGGCACCGCCCCGGATGATGTCCTCCGGGCGCTCCAGTACCTTCCGGCCCTTGCGGCCGTGCTGCTGCCAGAGCTCTCGGCCCGCCGCGGCCTTCAGCTCCATGCCGAGCGGCTTGACTACGTTCCCGACGCCGCCCGGCTCTTCGACGCCCTCTACGGCCGCTCGCCGAATGCCGTGTGGCTGGATTCCTCGCTCAGGACGGACGGACCGCCCGCCGAGCGCAGCCGCTTCAGCATCATGGCGGACGACGGCGGCAGCTTCGGCCAGGACGTCCGGCACCGTTCCGGCGTGACCCGGCTGACCACCGGCACCGCCACTGTTTCCACCGCCGGACCGTTCTTCCGCTGGCTCGACGCCGTCTGGGGGCGCCGGGCGCTCCGGGCGCCGGAAGGCTACCCCTGCGAATTCACCCTCGGCTGGCTGGGCTACCTGGGCTACGAACTCAAGCGTGAAACCGGCGGCAGCGACGTTCCGTCGGACATCCCCGATGCCGCCATGATCTTCGCCGGCCGGGCCGTGGTCCTGGACCATCAAGAGGGCAGCGTGTGGCTCCTGGCCCTGGAGACGCCCGATGCCTCGCAGTGGATGGACCTGGCCCGCTCGGCCGTCGCGGCAGCTGCCGCGGGCGCGACGGCTGGCGCCCCCTCGGAACCGGGCGCCAGTGCCGCCGTCGTGCCCGGAACAAAGCCCGCCCCCGCGTTCACAGGCCGCGATACCGAGCAGGCCTACAAGCTGAAGATCGCTGAAGCCCAGCGTGAAATCTCCGAGGGGAACACCTACGAGGTGTGCCTCACCACGGCCGTCAGTGCGGCGGTGCCGGCCGGCCCGGACGGGCTGGACCCCTGGCGCACCTACCTGGCGCTGCGCCGGAGAAACCCTGCGCCGTTCGCCAGCTACCTGCGGTTCGGCGGTCTCACCGTGGCCAGCACGTCGCCGGAGCGTTTCCTGCGGATAGCGGCCGACGGCGGCATGCGCGCCGAGCCGATCAAGGGCACCCGCCCGCGGGCCGCGGAACCGGTCCGGGACCGGGAGCTGCGCGAGGACCTGGAGTCCTCCCCCAAAGACCGGGCCGAGAACATCATGATTGTGGACCTGCTCCGCAACGACCTCAGCCACTTCGCCGTGGCAGGGTCTGTCACCGTCAGCAGGCTCTGCGCGATCGAAAGCTATGCCACGGTCCACCAGATGGTCAGCACCATCGATGCGAGGCTGAAGCCGGGGCTGCCGCGCGCCGAGGCCGTCGCCGCGTGCTTTCCCGCGGGCTCCATGACGGGGGCGCCGAAGATCAGCACCATGGCCATCCTGGACCGGCTGGAAGGGGCGCCGCGCGGGGTCTATTCGGGCGCCATCGGCTATTTCTCCCTGAGCGGGGCGATGGACACCGCGGTGGCCATCCGGACGCTGGTGATCCGCGCAAACGGTGCCGGCGGCTCTGACCTGAGCCTCGGCGTCGGCGGTGCCATCACCGCGGATTCCTCGCCGCAGGAGGAGTACGACGAAATCCGGACCAAGGCGTACGGAGTCCTCTCCGCGCTCGGCGCGGACTTCCCGGAAAGCTGA
- a CDS encoding low molecular weight protein-tyrosine-phosphatase, translated as MSSTSSPYRIIAVCTGNICRSPMAELMLAKAFAAAGLAGDVVVDSAGTTAYEAGRPIDPRAARKLAAHQLASNTHVAREWRPEWFRDRHLILALDVDHYGWLRATAPDGEALARIRMLRSFDPAVSGRDLLDQGIEDPWYGGHADFDITWDLIKAAVPGIVDHVRREVQQQKQPGQQVRSIS; from the coding sequence ATGTCCTCAACGTCGAGCCCATACCGGATCATCGCGGTGTGTACCGGAAATATCTGCCGGTCCCCGATGGCCGAGCTGATGCTGGCCAAGGCCTTCGCAGCAGCGGGGCTCGCCGGCGACGTCGTGGTGGATTCCGCCGGAACCACTGCCTATGAGGCTGGCCGCCCCATCGATCCCCGGGCCGCCCGCAAGCTGGCCGCCCACCAACTCGCCTCCAACACGCACGTGGCGCGGGAGTGGCGTCCCGAATGGTTCCGTGACCGCCACCTGATCCTCGCCCTCGACGTGGACCATTACGGCTGGCTCCGGGCGACGGCCCCCGACGGCGAGGCGCTGGCCCGGATCCGGATGCTGCGCAGCTTCGACCCGGCCGTCTCCGGCAGGGACCTCCTGGACCAGGGCATCGAAGATCCCTGGTACGGCGGGCATGCCGACTTCGACATCACCTGGGACCTCATCAAGGCGGCTGTTCCCGGAATCGTTGACCACGTCCGGCGGGAAGTGCAGCAACAGAAGCAGCCCGGGCAGCAGGTACGCTCTATTTCATGA
- a CDS encoding DUF3846 domain-containing protein, which translates to MSTTCTALVIPARLGDALRTVALEATTDALQQLVGGHLESVSRGDWHVYLNAEGHLMNLPPNIRAAQLIREAGLDLSDAARGTAVFLGRTERGGEADVPEHLLRRAAEMFGSPLAA; encoded by the coding sequence GTGAGCACTACATGCACTGCACTGGTCATTCCGGCCCGGTTGGGCGATGCCCTGAGGACCGTCGCGCTGGAGGCGACTACCGACGCTCTTCAGCAGCTGGTGGGGGGACACCTGGAGTCCGTCAGCCGCGGTGACTGGCACGTTTACCTGAACGCCGAAGGCCACCTCATGAACCTGCCGCCGAACATCCGCGCAGCCCAACTTATCCGAGAGGCGGGCCTGGACCTGTCCGATGCTGCCAGGGGTACGGCTGTGTTCCTTGGCAGGACTGAGCGCGGCGGCGAAGCGGACGTCCCGGAGCACCTGCTGCGGCGGGCCGCGGAAATGTTCGGTTCCCCGCTGGCCGCCTAG
- a CDS encoding radical SAM protein encodes MSPSPLAAGRTLPGPGQPLRGDRIHRYVTAFCPRCHETNPPLAQVRRLSGVLLIRDDRVWLERGCPDHGLVRTLYDESPEILRYLEKWQAPTKQHVPDQADNFRPIPEAYAYGLPAMQTQHTCILLQDIIEHCNLRCPTCFTSSGPQLQGVAPLTEVLANIDARLARENGRLDVLMLSGGEPTLYPHLAELLEELVARPIVRIMVNSNGMLIATDDELLALLARHRDRVEVYLQYDGPSKEASIHHRGGDLTRFKDAAISRLSEAGVFTTLTMTATLGVNDGEVGAVVMRALETPFVGGVALQPVFGSGRGHGIDPLDRLTHTGVLERLAEQTNGVVSWHDLTALPCSHPHCASVGYMLKDDSGVWRSLTALIGHDQLLAWLELNPESIANRIADSTIPLELRTLMKSSLLDLLSEQSSLSHPKTVDLWKNICTQCDLGIGTLTTLAAGKLPGQQQRLRRLLGERITRIMVKPFMDISTMIEERLTQCCVHVGTKSDAGDHQCAPFCAVQAWPSLSKQRMSTATGQQLLPVRQL; translated from the coding sequence ATGAGCCCTTCACCCTTGGCCGCAGGACGGACGCTTCCCGGCCCCGGCCAGCCGTTGCGCGGCGACCGGATCCACCGTTATGTTACGGCGTTCTGCCCCCGCTGCCACGAGACGAACCCGCCGCTTGCCCAGGTGCGGCGCCTGTCCGGGGTGCTGCTGATCCGTGACGACCGCGTCTGGCTCGAACGCGGCTGCCCCGACCACGGCCTGGTGCGCACGCTGTACGACGAATCGCCGGAAATCCTGCGCTACCTGGAGAAATGGCAGGCGCCCACCAAACAGCACGTCCCCGACCAGGCGGACAACTTCCGCCCGATACCCGAGGCCTACGCCTACGGGCTTCCCGCCATGCAGACACAGCACACGTGCATCCTCCTGCAAGACATAATCGAGCACTGCAATCTGCGCTGCCCCACTTGCTTCACCTCGTCCGGCCCTCAATTACAGGGGGTGGCGCCGCTCACCGAGGTGCTCGCGAATATCGATGCACGGCTTGCCCGGGAGAACGGGCGCCTTGACGTGTTGATGCTCTCCGGCGGCGAGCCCACGCTCTACCCCCATCTCGCCGAGCTTCTGGAGGAGCTGGTTGCGCGTCCGATCGTCCGGATCATGGTGAACAGCAACGGCATGCTGATCGCGACCGACGACGAACTGCTGGCGCTGCTGGCCAGGCACCGCGACCGGGTGGAGGTCTACCTCCAGTACGACGGGCCCTCCAAAGAGGCATCGATCCATCACCGCGGTGGCGATCTGACCCGCTTCAAGGACGCGGCGATCTCGCGTCTGTCCGAGGCGGGCGTCTTCACCACCCTGACCATGACGGCGACGCTCGGCGTCAACGACGGCGAGGTGGGCGCAGTCGTCATGCGGGCGCTGGAAACCCCGTTCGTGGGCGGAGTCGCGCTGCAGCCGGTGTTCGGCTCCGGCCGCGGACACGGCATCGATCCCCTGGACCGGCTCACCCACACGGGCGTGCTCGAAAGGCTGGCGGAGCAAACCAACGGGGTGGTCTCCTGGCATGACCTGACAGCCCTGCCGTGCTCGCATCCGCACTGCGCTTCCGTCGGCTACATGCTCAAGGACGACTCCGGGGTGTGGCGGTCGCTGACGGCCCTCATCGGGCACGATCAGCTGCTCGCCTGGCTGGAGCTCAATCCGGAGAGCATCGCCAACCGCATCGCCGACAGCACCATCCCGCTCGAGCTGCGCACCCTCATGAAGTCCTCGCTGCTCGACCTGCTGAGCGAACAGTCATCGTTGTCCCACCCGAAAACAGTGGATCTCTGGAAGAACATCTGCACCCAGTGCGACCTCGGCATCGGCACACTGACTACCCTGGCGGCCGGAAAGCTCCCGGGCCAGCAGCAACGGTTGCGCCGGCTTCTCGGCGAACGCATCACGCGGATCATGGTCAAGCCCTTTATGGACATTTCGACCATGATCGAGGAGCGGCTCACCCAATGCTGCGTGCACGTTGGAACCAAGAGCGACGCCGGCGATCACCAGTGCGCTCCGTTCTGCGCCGTCCAGGCCTGGCCGTCCCTGTCCAAGCAACGGATGAGCACTGCCACGGGCCAGCAGCTGCTACCGGTGCGCCAGCTCTAA
- a CDS encoding prolipoprotein diacylglyceryl transferase has product MIGLPFAGDGLVHGVLTGLGIVAALLFYAYEKRRRGLTDPRLWPIAGFAVAFGAIGSRVLTWDISRQVSLADWWGNGDRSILAGLVGAWFGVHLGKRLTGYKESTGDLLAPAVALAMVLGRVGCLLTELPGTPTGGGWGIVLTPAQAALIGGPAGAGLHPSFAYEIVFHAAALAVMWRFRDRLPHPGDLFICYVTAYALFRFGVEFVRGNEVIWLGMSRPQWFLLAILPLLGWRIRRVFGKPLRPELNGRVA; this is encoded by the coding sequence ATGATCGGGCTTCCCTTCGCGGGAGATGGGCTTGTGCACGGCGTTTTGACAGGGCTCGGAATCGTCGCAGCCCTGCTGTTTTACGCCTATGAAAAGCGCCGTCGCGGCCTGACTGATCCCCGGTTGTGGCCCATCGCAGGCTTCGCCGTCGCCTTCGGGGCCATCGGATCACGCGTGCTGACCTGGGATATCTCCCGGCAGGTCTCCCTGGCGGACTGGTGGGGCAACGGCGACCGCAGCATCCTCGCCGGCCTGGTCGGCGCATGGTTCGGGGTCCATCTGGGCAAACGGCTGACGGGCTACAAAGAGTCCACCGGCGACCTGCTCGCACCCGCTGTCGCGCTGGCGATGGTTCTCGGGCGGGTCGGCTGCCTCCTCACCGAACTGCCGGGCACTCCGACCGGCGGCGGTTGGGGAATCGTGCTCACCCCCGCGCAGGCTGCGCTGATCGGCGGGCCCGCCGGGGCCGGACTCCATCCGTCCTTTGCCTACGAGATTGTGTTCCACGCCGCCGCGCTCGCCGTCATGTGGCGTTTTCGCGACCGGCTCCCGCATCCCGGAGACCTTTTCATCTGTTATGTGACCGCCTACGCGTTGTTCAGGTTCGGGGTGGAGTTTGTTCGTGGCAATGAGGTGATCTGGTTGGGAATGAGCCGCCCCCAGTGGTTCCTGCTGGCGATTCTCCCCCTGCTGGGCTGGCGGATCCGGCGGGTGTTCGGGAAACCGCTCCGCCCGGAGCTGAATGGAAGAGTGGCATGA
- a CDS encoding Y-family DNA polymerase — MPETRAQDTARQIALVDVNCFYASAERAFDPSLEGRPLVVLSNNDGCAVTRSPEAKALGIPVGEPWFKIAPRAAEWGLVAKSSNYELYGDISARVMELLGRYSAWLEVYSIDEAFLGVKGSPDELLRLGQTIKTAVRRNVGVPVCVGIANTKTLAKLANKWAKNNPDLNGVCHWDSMPAPAREALMGRVSVIELWGVAARLTRRLNSLGIHSILDLARADPVRIRDRFSVVLMRTVLELQGTACIPMEAERIGRDQLIFSRSFSTPITTAADLRQVMSVYGQQASARLAKHSLQAKILTAFAGTSHYNPLDTSYPSVCVTLPMPTADPVLLTRAAHALLPRIQEGTKYVRAGIMVTDLRPSGQQSPLPAFANPHEERGIGPLLEDITRRYGRGSVGLGHAGIRGGPDWSMQRTMLSPRYTTHWDELPVVKAA, encoded by the coding sequence ATGCCTGAGACGCGAGCGCAGGACACGGCCCGGCAGATTGCCCTGGTGGACGTCAACTGCTTCTACGCCTCGGCGGAGCGGGCCTTCGATCCCTCACTGGAAGGCCGCCCCCTGGTGGTCCTCTCCAATAACGACGGCTGCGCGGTCACCCGGTCCCCCGAAGCCAAGGCTCTGGGCATCCCGGTGGGCGAACCCTGGTTCAAGATCGCACCCCGGGCCGCGGAGTGGGGTCTGGTGGCCAAGTCCAGCAACTACGAGCTGTACGGGGACATCAGCGCCCGCGTGATGGAGCTTCTGGGCCGCTACTCTGCCTGGCTGGAGGTCTACAGCATCGATGAAGCCTTCCTGGGAGTAAAAGGCAGCCCGGACGAACTCCTGCGTCTCGGACAAACCATCAAGACGGCTGTCCGCCGCAACGTCGGGGTGCCGGTCTGCGTGGGAATTGCCAATACCAAGACTCTCGCGAAGCTGGCCAACAAATGGGCGAAGAACAACCCCGACCTCAACGGCGTGTGCCACTGGGACTCCATGCCGGCCCCGGCCCGCGAAGCGCTGATGGGCCGGGTATCCGTCATCGAACTCTGGGGCGTGGCCGCCCGGCTCACCAGACGCCTGAACAGCCTGGGCATCCATTCCATCCTGGACCTTGCCCGCGCCGATCCCGTCCGGATCCGCGACCGCTTCTCGGTGGTGCTGATGCGCACGGTCCTGGAACTGCAGGGCACCGCGTGCATCCCCATGGAAGCAGAGCGCATTGGACGTGACCAGCTCATCTTCAGCCGATCGTTTTCCACGCCCATCACCACCGCCGCGGACCTGCGACAGGTCATGAGCGTCTACGGCCAGCAAGCCAGCGCCCGCCTGGCCAAGCACAGCCTGCAGGCCAAGATCCTCACAGCCTTCGCCGGCACCTCGCACTACAACCCGCTGGACACGTCCTACCCGTCGGTCTGCGTCACCCTGCCCATGCCCACCGCGGATCCGGTGCTGTTGACCAGGGCCGCGCATGCCCTGCTCCCCCGGATCCAGGAAGGGACCAAATACGTCCGCGCGGGCATCATGGTCACCGACCTGCGCCCCTCGGGCCAGCAGTCACCCCTGCCGGCGTTTGCCAACCCGCACGAAGAACGCGGCATCGGCCCCCTGCTGGAGGACATCACCCGCCGCTACGGACGCGGATCCGTGGGTCTGGGCCATGCCGGAATCCGGGGCGGGCCGGACTGGTCCATGCAGCGCACCATGCTCTCGCCCCGGTACACCACGCACTGGGACGAGCTCCCCGTGGTCAAAGCAGCCTGA
- a CDS encoding LexA family transcriptional regulator — translation MGIVIGPRVIDAGTSLLSVLISPVPVAAGYPSPAQDYFDGRIDLNEHLIKDITSTYIVRVSGDSMEGAGISDGDELIVNRALDPKDGSVVIAVLDGELTIKRLRVTASGVVLQADNPRYPDIRVPALSDLVIWGVATRCLHHV, via the coding sequence GTGGGCATAGTTATCGGTCCCCGCGTGATAGACGCGGGCACATCCCTGCTGTCGGTTTTGATCTCTCCTGTACCCGTCGCAGCGGGGTACCCTTCGCCAGCGCAGGACTACTTTGACGGCCGGATCGACCTCAATGAACACCTGATCAAGGACATCACCAGCACCTACATCGTGCGGGTGTCCGGGGACTCGATGGAGGGGGCCGGGATCAGCGACGGCGATGAGCTGATCGTCAACCGTGCCCTGGACCCCAAGGACGGATCAGTGGTCATAGCGGTCCTGGACGGTGAACTGACCATCAAGCGGCTCAGGGTCACGGCATCAGGGGTGGTGCTGCAGGCGGACAACCCCCGGTATCCGGATATCAGGGTCCCGGCGTTGTCGGACCTGGTGATCTGGGGCGTGGCCACGCGGTGTCTGCACCATGTCTGA